The Papaver somniferum cultivar HN1 chromosome 3, ASM357369v1, whole genome shotgun sequence genome includes a region encoding these proteins:
- the LOC113361890 gene encoding PLASMODESMATA CALLOSE-BINDING PROTEIN 3-like translates to MYINFQFQVLMENKRAYKFFLLLICNLTLCYSGSLVGGYSYNVRTKVSITSATDLKTNPSTAPFTTPITNPATTYPVPPAGSIPVAMPIATPYTTPSANPVTSNAPPGLDSLEQIWCVARTGLVESALQSALDYVCGIPGADCSAIEQNGTCYYPNSLQHHASYAFNNYYHEYQSPSSCDFGGTAIIVNRNPSTGSCVCPSSSSLAATTPSSSSSSSSVLNTGSPATTDAPISEFRPSPYSSSMSDSALLKPLFPTIVLLTSLFTTKLTRNM, encoded by the exons ATGTACATAAACTTCCAGTTCCAGGTTTTAATGGAAAACAAGAGAGCTTACAAGTTCTTTTTGTTGCTCATTTGTAATCTCACGTTATGTTATTCAG GTTCTCTGGTAGGCGGCTACTCTTATAATGTAAGGACAAAGGTTTCCATAACCTCCGCCACTGACCTGAAAACCAATCCAAGTACTGCACCATTCACAACCCCGATAACCAATCCTGCAACGACTTATCCAGTCCCACCAGCTGGAAGCATTCCAGTGGCGATGCCCATTGCCACACCATATACGACACCCTCTGCGAACCCGGTAACATCTAATGCTCCACCTGGTTTGGACTCTTTGGAGCAGATATGGTGTGTGGCTAGAACAGGACTGGTGGAAAGTGCTCTTCAATCTGCACTAGATTATGTGTGTGGGATCCCAGGTGCCGACTGCTCAGCTATCGAACAGAATGGTACTTGCTATTATCCAAATAGCCTACAGCACCATGCCTCGTATGCGTTTAACAACTACTATCATGAGTATCAATCACCATCCAGTTGTGACTTTGGAGGAACTGCAATAATAGTAAACAGAAACCCAA GTACTGGTTCTTGTGTTTGcccatcatcttcatcactagCAGCAACAACGCCCTCAAG CTCTAGCTCATCTTCATCTGTATTGAATACTGGCAGTCCTGCAACCACTGATGCACCCATTTCCGAGTTTCGACCTTCACCCTATAGCTCCTCAATGTCTGACTCAGCTCTCCTGAAGCCATTGTTTCCTACTATTGTACTCCTTACTTCACTTTTCACCACAAAACTGACGAGGAATATGTAA
- the LOC113358013 gene encoding uncharacterized oxidoreductase At4g09670-like, translating into MSFIAAPNLHSSYSNMALESSKVKFGILGCAEIGRKLARAITLAPNSDLCAVASRSVEKAKNYAITNGFPSTSKVYGSYEQLLDDPDIDAVYVPLPTSLHLEWAVKVAEKKKHLLLEKPVALNVNEFDVIFKACEDNGVQFMDGTMWMHNPRTLKMREFLDDSEKFGELRSVHSIFTFTAEDDFLKNDIRVKPDLDALGALGDVGWYCIRSILWAANYELPKTVTALRGPIFNDSGVILACGTSLQWEDGKVATFQASFLTNLTMDVTALGTKGTLRLHDFVIPFQETSASFTVASKSGFEELVTGWVPVPSEHIVPTDLPQETRMVKEFSSLVTSIKEAGAKPETKWPIISRRTQLVLDAVKASIDKGFETVEI; encoded by the exons ATGTCATTCATCGCTGCACCCAATCTTCACTCTTCATACTCAAACATGGCACTAGAAAGCTCTAAAGTTAAGTTCGGAATTCTCGGTTGTGCCGAGATCGGGAGAAAATTAGCCAGAGCAATTACGCTAGCACCTAACTCGGATCTTTGTGCTGTAGCTAGTCGTTCGGTCGAAAAGGCCAAGAACTATGCTATAACAAATGGGTTTCCATCAACTTCAAAGGTTTATGGAAGTTATGAACAGCTGCTTGATGACCCAGATATTGATGCTGTTTATGTACCACTTCCTACTAGTTTACACCTAGAGTGGGCTGTGAAAGTTGCTGAGAAGAAGAAACATTTGTTGTTGGAAAAACCAGTTGCTTTGAATGTGAATGAGTTTGATGTTATTTTCAAAGCTTGTGAAGATAATGGTGTTCAGTTCATGGATGGTACTATGTGGATGCACAATCCAAGGACTTTGAAAATGAGAGAGTTTCTGGATGATTCTGAAAAGTTTGGTGAACTGAGATCT GTGCACAGCATCTTCACATTTACTGCTGAGGATGATTTTCTCAAGAATGACATTCGAGTGAAGCCGGATCTTGATGCACTTGGAGCACTAGGTGATGTGGGATGGTACTGCATCAGGTCCATCTTGTGGGCGGCCAACTATGAGTTGCCAAAAACAGTTACTGCACTTCGTGGACCCATTTTTAATGATTCAGGAGTAATCCTCGCATGCGGCACATCTTTACAATGGGAAGATGGCAAAGTGGCCACCTTCCAGGCCTCCTTCCTTACTAATCTCACCATGGATGTTACTGCACTAGGAACAAAAGGAACTCTGCGTCTGCACGATTTTGTCATTCCTTTCCAAGAAACCTCTGCTTCCTTTACAGTTGCCTCAAAGTCAGGCTTTGAAGAACTTGTGACAGGATGGGTGCCAGTGCCCAGTGAGCACATTGTTCCAACTGATCTCCCACAAGAAACTCGAATGGTTAAGGAGTTCTCCAGCTTGGTCACAAGTATTAAGGAAGCTGGCGCAAAACCAGAAACAAAATGGCCAATAATCAGTAGGAGGACACAATTGGTTCTCGATGCAGTCAAGGCATCGATTGATAAGGGTTTCGAGACAGTCGAGATTTGA